CTTCTATTATTGTGCCCAATGCTCTGGCcaacttcttttcctcttccaaggTCATCAGCTTTGAGGGATGTGCCACAcagttcttctttttctccttgttgGCCACCACTGAGACTTTTCTTTTAGCCgtgatggcctatgaccgttTCATGGCCATCTGCAGTCCCCTGAGGTACCCTGTGACCATGTGCCACATGGCATGTGTTCGTCTGGTTCTGGGTACCTTCTGTGTGGGCTGCCTGAACTCCATCGTGCAGACCAGCCTCACATTCCAGCTGCCCTTCTGCAGTTCCAACCGCATCGACTACTTCTACTGTGACGTGCCCCCCCTGCTCCAGCTGGCCTGTGGCAGCACAGCGCTCAACGAGCTCCTtctctttggcctctgtgggttcaTCATTGTGAGCACCACGCTGGCTGTCCTGGTCTCCTATGGCTACATCACCGTGACCATCCTCAGGATGCACTCAGGATCCGGGCGGCACAAGGTCTTCTCCACCTGTGGCTCTCACCTGACGGCTGTGTCCTTGTTTTATGGGACTCTTTTCGTCATGTATGCACAGCCAGGAGCTGTGACATCCATGGAGCAGGGCAAGGTGGTCTCCGTCTTCTACACCCTGGTCATCCCCATGCTCAACCCTCTCATCTACAGTCTGCGCAACAAGGATGTGAAGGACGCCCTGTGGCGGCTGGGTCAGAGACACAGCCTCGTGAGGGAGGGTGGACAGTGAAGGGCTGTCCCGAAGCTGGGGGGGAAGTATTCTGTGGGGATCGCTGATCAGTGAAAACCACCCCCTTCCTGTCTTCAAAATGGAAATGAACAGGTGTGAAATCTATTTGCCCATTGACATTCGGTCTTCTTTTAAACTATTTCACGGACACAACATTGACCTACTGTGAGCTACAAAATTGAGCAGTTTACTCTGCATGCAGAATCCTAAAGGTTGAAAGGAATGAGATCTCCAATCACAAGGATCTACTGAGTACTTCAACCATCCACAAGTCGAAGCAGGGCTGGCTCTTCTACCAAccgcttctcagcttctctgggcCATGTGCTGGCTTCCTCCAGAGGAGAAGTTACGCATTTTTTATCTTGATCAAGCTTGTCAGTAAACAAAATGTTTCTGTCCAATTAAccctccaacaccatgcctgctcTGGTGGCCATTTTTGAGAGGTAATTCCAACTGCCTCTCCTCTTCTGACACTTCTCAGGCCATTTTCCACACTACCACCAAGAGATCTTTCGAAACAACAGCTTAGTCAGTGGCCAAGGCATCCTGGCTAGTGAAGTTGGTGTCAAGAAGGAGGAGATGGGCTAGGGCTGTCTCAGAACTAACAAATGATACCTCTTTTAAGAGagacgaccccccccccccgctccgcgacctgggtctagagagatggctcagtgattcagagcacttgctgctccttcagaggacctgagttcaattcccagcaccctttgtcaggcagctcacaaccgagTGTTACACAGGTATTAAGTCcgaaactctagctccagggtgtctgacctctggcctccttggacacctgcactcatgtgcacataaccaCGTACACACAATtgtgcacataattaaaagtaataaaaaagggTTTTTAAAGAAGGATCCTAGCTAGAAGTCTGTGGGTTTGGGGTTGTTTCTCTTAAGCTAGAACCTTTGTCAGACTCCTGCTCCATCACGGCTCTCAGAGACGAATCCATAGACAGAGTGCCCAGCTTCTTTGAAGAGTTGTGTGAGGAAGTGTAGACATCCACTTCATATGTAAATGCACTGTAAACAATATATATAggatatatgcaaatataaatgaatatagacTTACGGCATATAAGAACACACTTGGATCATATCTGTAGTAGCTCAGCATGGTCAATACAACCAGATCAAGAGAGAAAGTGTTTGCTCAGATCTTACAGTGCTCCCACACCACTTCCTGGCATTGCCTCCTAAGGTGAACTCCCACCCTGGAtccaacacacagacatacttcaCCTCACACAGCTATCTGTGAATAGAAGTGTACAGCTTGTCTTTCTCTGTGACTGGCTTTTGTTTCTCAATAATACCTTTCTAAGGTCAATGCATGCAATGGCCTATAACACCAGACTTTGTGTAAAAAGACTGTATTATTATATTGATTCCACCACAGATGTTCCCCAGTTTAACAAAA
This genomic window from Peromyscus leucopus breed LL Stock chromosome 13, UCI_PerLeu_2.1, whole genome shotgun sequence contains:
- the LOC114707805 gene encoding olfactory receptor 12, with the protein product MATPVHRNASLSAVSLRVFVLVGFGGGAEIQALLFVVFLVLYVVTVLGNLTMIMIITLDARLHSPMYFFLKNLSFVDLCLSSIIVPNALANFFSSSKVISFEGCATQFFFFSLLATTETFLLAVMAYDRFMAICSPLRYPVTMCHMACVRLVLGTFCVGCLNSIVQTSLTFQLPFCSSNRIDYFYCDVPPLLQLACGSTALNELLLFGLCGFIIVSTTLAVLVSYGYITVTILRMHSGSGRHKVFSTCGSHLTAVSLFYGTLFVMYAQPGAVTSMEQGKVVSVFYTLVIPMLNPLIYSLRNKDVKDALWRLGQRHSLVREGGQ